A window of the Methanocella sp. genome harbors these coding sequences:
- a CDS encoding tyrosine--tRNA ligase — MDRLELVTRNVEEVVTMDELKKLLDDKQHPTVYVGYEPSGNIHLGHMITANKLIDCQNAGFKVIVLLADLHAYLNRKGTMAEIEKIAEYNKRCFIALGLSEENTRFVLGSTYQLSPEYEMNVLRMACDTTLNRAKRSMDEISRDAEDPHVSQMIYPLMQTMDIASLGVDVAMGGIDQRKIHMIAREQLPTMGFKSPVCLHTPILLGLDGTKMSSSKGNNISVDEPAESVTKKIEKAFCPIGQVENNPVIDLFKYHVFMRYPTITIERPEKHGGNMEFSSFEALKSAFAEKKVHPMDLKKAAAKYMNMILEPVRKKV, encoded by the coding sequence ATGGATAGGTTAGAGCTGGTCACCAGGAATGTCGAGGAAGTCGTGACCATGGATGAGCTAAAGAAGCTGCTGGACGATAAGCAGCATCCGACGGTCTACGTCGGCTACGAGCCCAGCGGTAACATTCACTTAGGCCATATGATCACGGCCAACAAGCTGATCGATTGCCAGAACGCCGGTTTTAAAGTTATCGTGCTGTTAGCCGACCTTCATGCTTATCTTAACCGTAAGGGCACGATGGCGGAGATCGAGAAGATCGCCGAATATAACAAGCGGTGCTTCATAGCGCTGGGACTGAGCGAAGAGAATACCCGCTTCGTGCTTGGCTCGACCTATCAGCTATCCCCGGAGTACGAGATGAACGTGCTGCGCATGGCCTGCGATACGACGCTGAACCGCGCGAAGCGCAGCATGGACGAGATCTCCCGGGACGCCGAGGACCCCCACGTCTCGCAGATGATCTACCCGCTCATGCAGACCATGGACATCGCCTCGCTGGGCGTCGACGTCGCCATGGGCGGCATCGACCAGCGGAAGATCCACATGATCGCCCGGGAGCAATTACCGACGATGGGCTTCAAGAGCCCCGTATGCCTGCACACTCCGATCCTGCTGGGCCTGGACGGCACGAAGATGTCCTCCAGCAAGGGCAATAATATAAGCGTGGACGAGCCCGCGGAGAGCGTCACGAAAAAGATCGAAAAGGCGTTCTGCCCGATAGGCCAGGTGGAGAATAACCCGGTCATCGACCTGTTCAAGTACCACGTCTTCATGAGGTACCCGACCATCACGATAGAGAGGCCCGAGAAGCACGGCGGCAACATGGAGTTCTCCAGCTTCGAGGCCCTGAAAAGCGCGTTCGCCGAAAAGAAGGTCCACCCGATGGACCTGAAAAAGGCCGCCGCGAAGTACATGAACATGATCTTAGAGCCAGTCCGAAAAAAGGTATAA
- the eif1A gene encoding translation initiation factor eIF-1A: protein MNTPDNRGGHPGEEGEMVTRVRVPNKKEREILGTVTSMLGANRVVVRCVDGVTRMCRIPGKMKKRIWIREGDVVIVVPWEFQDEKADVIWRYTGPQVNWLQRKGFL from the coding sequence CTGAATACTCCAGATAACAGGGGCGGCCATCCTGGTGAAGAAGGCGAAATGGTCACAAGGGTACGCGTGCCCAACAAAAAGGAAAGAGAGATATTAGGCACCGTGACCAGCATGCTGGGCGCCAATCGCGTCGTGGTGCGCTGCGTCGACGGAGTTACGAGGATGTGCCGGATCCCGGGCAAGATGAAGAAGCGCATCTGGATCCGCGAGGGCGACGTCGTCATCGTCGTCCCCTGGGAGTTCCAGGACGAGAAGGCGGACGTGATCTGGAGATACACGGGCCCGCAGGTGAACTGGCTGCAGCGCAAAGGCTTCCTATAA